DNA sequence from the Bacillus pumilus genome:
AGAAAAGACCATTCAAGCGCTTGAAGAGAAAATAGACAAGCTTGCCTCAAGCAACGAAACACTCAAAAAAGAGAACAAGAAAAGCAGCAGCGATACGGAGTCTTCTACCGTTCAGCGGTCCGCTCCTAAAGATGAAGGAAAAAGCACAGGCGGTCATGAGTCACAGAAGGAAACAAAAAAAGAATCTGCAGCCTGTAACATCAAAGGAAGTGTCAACGGTATTTATCACACACCGAGCAGCAGATACTACTCTAGAACAAAGAATGTAACCAAGCTATTCTGCTCTGTAGAAGAGGCAGAGCGTGCAGGGTACCGGGCACCTAAGCAATAGCTATGTATCACGAAAAAAGAACCTCCTGTCAGCCCAATTGGGTGCCTTAGGAGGTTCTTTTTTTAGATTTCTCTTCTTAATGCTGCTAATACATTCGTTTTTGTTGCTTTACGTGCTGGGTTAAGCCCTGAAAGGATTGCTACCCCTGCGCTAATCACTGTTGCTGTAATTACAAGGCTGAGCGGAATATAGGAGAAGGTGATCGAGAATTGATCGCTTGACCCTCCCTCTGACATGGACGACAAAATGGCTGGAATGATTAAATTGACGGCGAAACTAATGATATATGAGATGATAATACCGATGATCGACCCAATCACCCCAATGTAAGCACTTTCCATGAGGAACATTCGCTTGATAATCGATGGATTCGCGCCAATGGCTTTCATAATCCCAATTTCTTGTGTCCGCTCTGTTACTGCCATTGTCATCGTATTAAAAATACCAATTGCAGAAATAATGACCGCAATACATCCAACAAAAATAAGTCCAATTTTGAAGACTGTAAAGAACATATCCATTCCTTCGAGCTGATTTGTCACAGAGATGACTTGATAGCCCTCATCTGTCAGCTTATTCGTGAGTGCACCGACATTGTCGAATTTATCTGCATAAACAGAAGTCATTTTCTCGACATTTCCTGCTTCAGGAGATAGATCGAGTACTTGACCAAATTCCTTTTCATACGCATTCGGAATAAAAATTTTATGATCCTCTTGCCACTCCAGATTCGGCTTTTTCAAAACACCTACTACACGGAAATCAAATGTTTTTTCTTTGACGACTTCATTTTCTTCGTTGAGTTTTGGTACCTTGACTTGAATCACTTTATTTAAAATATCTTTCGTGTAGCCCTTAGGCTCTTTTGGTGTTTCTTCACCATTTGATGTCTGATTTAATTTTTTTTCATAGGCTTGGCGTTCTTTTTTTGTCCACAGTTGTTCAGCCATATGATACCCGACCACAATTTCGTTCGCTGATGTTGGGACTTTTCCTCGGTCTAGCTCAAGCCCTGCTTCTTTTTCTTCTTTCATATCGGTTAGAGCAGCCTGCGTTTCACCTGAGCGATCATCGAGCTCGACGTTTACCAATGGAATGAGCGCCGTTCTTGAGACGACAGATTTCACATGATCATATTTCTTTAAATCATCTGTCTTGACGTCACCTTTTTCCTTGCCTAACACTTTCACTTCTGTGATGATTTGCTGTTTCATGATTTCATCTTGCGCCGATTTTTGCAGACCAAAACCAACAGACGCTAAAACGATTAAGAAAGAGCATGCCATTGTCGTCGCAAGAATGGTCATAAACACACGCAATCTATTTTTCTTCATGTTTCTTCTAATGAATTTGACCTGATCTCTAAATTTCAATGGATTGTTCCCCTTTCTTTAATACACCATCATGAAGCTGGAACGTGGTATCTGCGATTGAAGCGACTTCATCGTCATGTGTAATGATGACAAAGGTGATTCCTTTTTCACGATTGAGCTGCTGGATAAAGGCTAAAATTTCTCCTTCGGTTTCTGAATCTAGACTGCCTGTTGGTTCATCCGCTAAAATAATAGATGGATTTAAAATCAAGGCTCTTGCAATACTCACACGCTGCTGCTGCCCGCCTGACAACTCATTTGGGTAATGCCCTGCATGATGTTCTAGACCTACTCGTTTCAGCATTTCTTCTACTTTCGCCTTTCGTTCAGACGGCTTCACACCTTTTAAAGTGAGCGGAAGTTCAACATTTTCATACGTCGTTAAGCTCCCGATCAATTGAAAGCTTTGAAAGATAAAACCAAAGTGATCTAAGCGGAAGTCCGCCCATTCTTTTTCATTAAACCCAGTCACATCGGTA
Encoded proteins:
- a CDS encoding ABC transporter permease — encoded protein: MKFRDQVKFIRRNMKKNRLRVFMTILATTMACSFLIVLASVGFGLQKSAQDEIMKQQIITEVKVLGKEKGDVKTDDLKKYDHVKSVVSRTALIPLVNVELDDRSGETQAALTDMKEEKEAGLELDRGKVPTSANEIVVGYHMAEQLWTKKERQAYEKKLNQTSNGEETPKEPKGYTKDILNKVIQVKVPKLNEENEVVKEKTFDFRVVGVLKKPNLEWQEDHKIFIPNAYEKEFGQVLDLSPEAGNVEKMTSVYADKFDNVGALTNKLTDEGYQVISVTNQLEGMDMFFTVFKIGLIFVGCIAVIISAIGIFNTMTMAVTERTQEIGIMKAIGANPSIIKRMFLMESAYIGVIGSIIGIIISYIISFAVNLIIPAILSSMSEGGSSDQFSITFSYIPLSLVITATVISAGVAILSGLNPARKATKTNVLAALRREI
- a CDS encoding ABC transporter ATP-binding protein; the protein is MIQIQALDHVFKIGKKGRENEIPVLKGIDLSIKRGDIACIVGRSGSGKSTLLNLISGYITPTSGQIVIDGTDVTGFNEKEWADFRLDHFGFIFQSFQLIGSLTTYENVELPLTLKGVKPSERKAKVEEMLKRVGLEHHAGHYPNELSGGQQQRVSIARALILNPSIILADEPTGSLDSETEGEILAFIQQLNREKGITFVIITHDDEVASIADTTFQLHDGVLKKGEQSIEI